From the genome of Suricata suricatta isolate VVHF042 chromosome 3, meerkat_22Aug2017_6uvM2_HiC, whole genome shotgun sequence, one region includes:
- the FCRL1 gene encoding Fc receptor-like protein 1 isoform X6 — MKPTHFPETTGFTTSSYSRQRPAPSRKLCALRLMARPSRPVEGSSLTLTCSSTPAPSRQLDVPLEFCFFRDGRALWPGWSRSPELLLPTVWREDSGSYWCEGNTMASKVTRSLRVQIQVQRVPVCNVSLETQPPGGQVQKGERLALVCQAAQGTGDITFFWYKGALGLSLQTKTQRSLAAKFEIPAVSDGDSDRYYCAADNGHGPSLSELVSVTVRIPVSRPVLTIRAPGAQAEEGDVLELRCEAPRGSPPILYRFYHKNVTLGRSSAPSGGGVSFNLSLTAEHSGNYSCEADNGLGARRSEAVPLRVTVLTEDRKELLASGILEGLLGVLGPTILALCCYGLKRRLVSPWRRNTVRNPSPADQPPGRRPPGSPRRSPPSPVPSVSSYVNSPAPPQGQSVYGNVNVVSGEEVYSLVYRTQQDRPPPVPPPRTRVQDQDASATYFRLKKANLTDEDYEDAM, encoded by the exons atgaaacCCACTCactttcctgaaacgacaggcttCACCACCTCCAGTTACAGCCGCCAGCGCCCTGCCCCGTCCCGGAAGCTGTGTG ctctgcGCCTGATGGCCAGGCCCTCTCGGCCGGTGGAGGGGAGCTCGCTGACCCTGACCTGCAGCAGCACCCCGGCCCCTTCACGGCAGCTGGACGTCCCCCTCGAGTTCTGCTTCTTCAGAGACGGCCGGGCCCTGTGGCCGGGCTGGAGCAGGTCCCCGGAGCTCCTGCTCCCCACCGTGTGGAGGGAGGACTCTGGGTCCTACTGGTGTGAAGGGAACACCATGGCATCCAAAGTCACCCGGAGCCTGAGGGTCCAGATACAGGTGCAGA gagtcCCCGTCTGTAATGTGAGCTTGGAGACGCAGCCGCCCGGCGGGCAAGTGCAGAAGGGAGAGAGGCTGGCGCTCGTCTGCCAGGCCGCCCAGGGCACGGGAGACATCACCTTCTTCTGGTACAAAGGGgccctgggtttgagcctgcaaACAAAGACCCAGCGCTCTCTGGCCGCGAAGTTTGAGATCCCGGCGGTGAGTGACGGAGACTCGGACAGATACTACTGTGCCGCTGACAACGGCCACGGCCCCAGCCTCAGTGAGCTGGTGAGCGTCACCGTCAGAA TTCCAGTGTCCCGCCCCGTCCTCACCATCAGGGCGCCCGGGGCCCAGGCCGAGGAGGGGGACGTGCTGGAGCTTCGCTGCGAGGCCCCGAGGGGCTCGCCCCCCATCCTGTACCGGTTTTATCACAAGAACGTCACCCTGGGAAGGAGCTCCGCCCCCTCTGGAGGAGGAGTGTCCTTCAACCTCTCTCTGACCGCAGAACATTCTGGAAACTACTCCTGCGAGGCCGACAACGGCCTGGGGGCCCGGCGCAGCGAGGCGGTGCCGCTCAGAGTCACAG TGCTCACGGAGGACAGGAAAGAACTTCTCGCCTCGGGAATCctcgaggggctcctgggtgtcctGGGTCCCACCATTCTGGCCCTTTGTTGCTACGGGCTCAAGAGAAGACTCG TCAGCCCCTGGAGGAGAAACACCGTTAGGAATCCCAGCCCTGCGGACCAGCCCCCAG GAAGACGTCCACCCGGAAGCCCGCGCAG GAGCCCTCCGAGCCCGGTGCCATCGGTCTCCAGCTACGTCAACTCGCCTGCCCCTCCGCAGGGACAGTCTGTGTACGGAAACG tGAATGTTGTGAGCGGGGAGGAGGTTTACTCCTTGGTGTACCGCACGCAGCAGGACAGGCCACCACCAG TGCCGCCCCCGAGGACGCGTGTCCAGGACCAG GATGCCTCAGCCACCTATTTTAGGCTGAAGAAGGCAAACCTTACAGATGAGGACTATGAAGACGCGATGTAA
- the FCRL1 gene encoding Fc receptor-like protein 1 isoform X3, with protein sequence MLLGLMLLMCAPPFELTALRLMARPSRPVEGSSLTLTCSSTPAPSRQLDVPLEFCFFRDGRALWPGWSRSPELLLPTVWREDSGSYWCEGNTMASKVTRSLRVQIQVQRVPVCNVSLETQPPGGQVQKGERLALVCQAAQGTGDITFFWYKGALGLSLQTKTQRSLAAKFEIPAVSDGDSDRYYCAADNGHGPSLSELVSVTVRIPVSRPVLTIRAPGAQAEEGDVLELRCEAPRGSPPILYRFYHKNVTLGRSSAPSGGGVSFNLSLTAEHSGNYSCEADNGLGARRSEAVPLRVTVLTEDRKELLASGILEGLLGVLGPTILALCCYGLKRRLVSPWRRNTVRNPSPADQPPGRRPPGSPRRSPPSPVPSVSSYVNSPAPPQGQSVYGNVNVVSGEEVYSLVYRTQQDRPPPAHIFCPAVPPPRTRVQDQVSQNPPLSFLLAHLSFFSTQLLKLLKLWPLWKTKTFPWPISSLICPHSGTETFGCSNKASLHKGILEARVDVSFGSRHVDDL encoded by the exons ATGCTGCTGGGGCTCATGCTGTTGATGTGCG CCCCGCCCTTCGAACTAACCG ctctgcGCCTGATGGCCAGGCCCTCTCGGCCGGTGGAGGGGAGCTCGCTGACCCTGACCTGCAGCAGCACCCCGGCCCCTTCACGGCAGCTGGACGTCCCCCTCGAGTTCTGCTTCTTCAGAGACGGCCGGGCCCTGTGGCCGGGCTGGAGCAGGTCCCCGGAGCTCCTGCTCCCCACCGTGTGGAGGGAGGACTCTGGGTCCTACTGGTGTGAAGGGAACACCATGGCATCCAAAGTCACCCGGAGCCTGAGGGTCCAGATACAGGTGCAGA gagtcCCCGTCTGTAATGTGAGCTTGGAGACGCAGCCGCCCGGCGGGCAAGTGCAGAAGGGAGAGAGGCTGGCGCTCGTCTGCCAGGCCGCCCAGGGCACGGGAGACATCACCTTCTTCTGGTACAAAGGGgccctgggtttgagcctgcaaACAAAGACCCAGCGCTCTCTGGCCGCGAAGTTTGAGATCCCGGCGGTGAGTGACGGAGACTCGGACAGATACTACTGTGCCGCTGACAACGGCCACGGCCCCAGCCTCAGTGAGCTGGTGAGCGTCACCGTCAGAA TTCCAGTGTCCCGCCCCGTCCTCACCATCAGGGCGCCCGGGGCCCAGGCCGAGGAGGGGGACGTGCTGGAGCTTCGCTGCGAGGCCCCGAGGGGCTCGCCCCCCATCCTGTACCGGTTTTATCACAAGAACGTCACCCTGGGAAGGAGCTCCGCCCCCTCTGGAGGAGGAGTGTCCTTCAACCTCTCTCTGACCGCAGAACATTCTGGAAACTACTCCTGCGAGGCCGACAACGGCCTGGGGGCCCGGCGCAGCGAGGCGGTGCCGCTCAGAGTCACAG TGCTCACGGAGGACAGGAAAGAACTTCTCGCCTCGGGAATCctcgaggggctcctgggtgtcctGGGTCCCACCATTCTGGCCCTTTGTTGCTACGGGCTCAAGAGAAGACTCG TCAGCCCCTGGAGGAGAAACACCGTTAGGAATCCCAGCCCTGCGGACCAGCCCCCAG GAAGACGTCCACCCGGAAGCCCGCGCAG GAGCCCTCCGAGCCCGGTGCCATCGGTCTCCAGCTACGTCAACTCGCCTGCCCCTCCGCAGGGACAGTCTGTGTACGGAAACG tGAATGTTGTGAGCGGGGAGGAGGTTTACTCCTTGGTGTACCGCACGCAGCAGGACAGGCCACCACCAG CACACATCTTCTGTCCCGCAGTGCCGCCCCCGAGGACGCGTGTCCAGGACCAGGTGAGTCAGaatccccctctttctttccttcttgctcatctctctttcttctccacacAGCtcctcaaacttttaaaattatggccactttggaaaaccaaAACGTTTCCGTGGCCCATCTCTTCCCTCATCTGCCCACACAGTGGGACAGAGACATTTGGTTGTAGCAACAAAGCATCTCTGCACAAGGGGATTTTGGAGGCTCGCGTAGATGTCTCCTTTGGCAGCAGACACGTGGATGATTTGTAA
- the FCRL1 gene encoding Fc receptor-like protein 1 isoform X2, producing the protein MKPTHFPETTGFTTSSYSRQRPAPSRKLCALRLMARPSRPVEGSSLTLTCSSTPAPSRQLDVPLEFCFFRDGRALWPGWSRSPELLLPTVWREDSGSYWCEGNTMASKVTRSLRVQIQVQRVPVCNVSLETQPPGGQVQKGERLALVCQAAQGTGDITFFWYKGALGLSLQTKTQRSLAAKFEIPAVSDGDSDRYYCAADNGHGPSLSELVSVTVRIPVSRPVLTIRAPGAQAEEGDVLELRCEAPRGSPPILYRFYHKNVTLGRSSAPSGGGVSFNLSLTAEHSGNYSCEADNGLGARRSEAVPLRVTVLTEDRKELLASGILEGLLGVLGPTILALCCYGLKRRLVSPWRRNTVRNPSPADQPPGRRPPGSPRRSPPSPVPSVSSYVNSPAPPQGQSVYGNVNVVSGEEVYSLVYRTQQDRPPPVPPPRTRVQDQVSQNPPLSFLLAHLSFFSTQLLKLLKLWPLWKTKTFPWPISSLICPHSGTETFGCSNKASLHKGILEARVDVSFGSRHVDDL; encoded by the exons atgaaacCCACTCactttcctgaaacgacaggcttCACCACCTCCAGTTACAGCCGCCAGCGCCCTGCCCCGTCCCGGAAGCTGTGTG ctctgcGCCTGATGGCCAGGCCCTCTCGGCCGGTGGAGGGGAGCTCGCTGACCCTGACCTGCAGCAGCACCCCGGCCCCTTCACGGCAGCTGGACGTCCCCCTCGAGTTCTGCTTCTTCAGAGACGGCCGGGCCCTGTGGCCGGGCTGGAGCAGGTCCCCGGAGCTCCTGCTCCCCACCGTGTGGAGGGAGGACTCTGGGTCCTACTGGTGTGAAGGGAACACCATGGCATCCAAAGTCACCCGGAGCCTGAGGGTCCAGATACAGGTGCAGA gagtcCCCGTCTGTAATGTGAGCTTGGAGACGCAGCCGCCCGGCGGGCAAGTGCAGAAGGGAGAGAGGCTGGCGCTCGTCTGCCAGGCCGCCCAGGGCACGGGAGACATCACCTTCTTCTGGTACAAAGGGgccctgggtttgagcctgcaaACAAAGACCCAGCGCTCTCTGGCCGCGAAGTTTGAGATCCCGGCGGTGAGTGACGGAGACTCGGACAGATACTACTGTGCCGCTGACAACGGCCACGGCCCCAGCCTCAGTGAGCTGGTGAGCGTCACCGTCAGAA TTCCAGTGTCCCGCCCCGTCCTCACCATCAGGGCGCCCGGGGCCCAGGCCGAGGAGGGGGACGTGCTGGAGCTTCGCTGCGAGGCCCCGAGGGGCTCGCCCCCCATCCTGTACCGGTTTTATCACAAGAACGTCACCCTGGGAAGGAGCTCCGCCCCCTCTGGAGGAGGAGTGTCCTTCAACCTCTCTCTGACCGCAGAACATTCTGGAAACTACTCCTGCGAGGCCGACAACGGCCTGGGGGCCCGGCGCAGCGAGGCGGTGCCGCTCAGAGTCACAG TGCTCACGGAGGACAGGAAAGAACTTCTCGCCTCGGGAATCctcgaggggctcctgggtgtcctGGGTCCCACCATTCTGGCCCTTTGTTGCTACGGGCTCAAGAGAAGACTCG TCAGCCCCTGGAGGAGAAACACCGTTAGGAATCCCAGCCCTGCGGACCAGCCCCCAG GAAGACGTCCACCCGGAAGCCCGCGCAG GAGCCCTCCGAGCCCGGTGCCATCGGTCTCCAGCTACGTCAACTCGCCTGCCCCTCCGCAGGGACAGTCTGTGTACGGAAACG tGAATGTTGTGAGCGGGGAGGAGGTTTACTCCTTGGTGTACCGCACGCAGCAGGACAGGCCACCACCAG TGCCGCCCCCGAGGACGCGTGTCCAGGACCAGGTGAGTCAGaatccccctctttctttccttcttgctcatctctctttcttctccacacAGCtcctcaaacttttaaaattatggccactttggaaaaccaaAACGTTTCCGTGGCCCATCTCTTCCCTCATCTGCCCACACAGTGGGACAGAGACATTTGGTTGTAGCAACAAAGCATCTCTGCACAAGGGGATTTTGGAGGCTCGCGTAGATGTCTCCTTTGGCAGCAGACACGTGGATGATTTGTAA
- the FCRL1 gene encoding Fc receptor-like protein 1 isoform X5 has protein sequence MKPTHFPETTGFTTSSYSRQRPAPSRKLCALRLMARPSRPVEGSSLTLTCSSTPAPSRQLDVPLEFCFFRDGRALWPGWSRSPELLLPTVWREDSGSYWCEGNTMASKVTRSLRVQIQVQRVPVCNVSLETQPPGGQVQKGERLALVCQAAQGTGDITFFWYKGALGLSLQTKTQRSLAAKFEIPAVSDGDSDRYYCAADNGHGPSLSELVSVTVRIPVSRPVLTIRAPGAQAEEGDVLELRCEAPRGSPPILYRFYHKNVTLGRSSAPSGGGVSFNLSLTAEHSGNYSCEADNGLGARRSEAVPLRVTVLTEDRKELLASGILEGLLGVLGPTILALCCYGLKRRLVSPWRRNTVRNPSPADQPPGRRPPGSPRRSPPSPVPSVSSYVNSPAPPQGQSVYGNVNVVSGEEVYSLVYRTQQDRPPPAHIFCPAVPPPRTRVQDQDASATYFRLKKANLTDEDYEDAM, from the exons atgaaacCCACTCactttcctgaaacgacaggcttCACCACCTCCAGTTACAGCCGCCAGCGCCCTGCCCCGTCCCGGAAGCTGTGTG ctctgcGCCTGATGGCCAGGCCCTCTCGGCCGGTGGAGGGGAGCTCGCTGACCCTGACCTGCAGCAGCACCCCGGCCCCTTCACGGCAGCTGGACGTCCCCCTCGAGTTCTGCTTCTTCAGAGACGGCCGGGCCCTGTGGCCGGGCTGGAGCAGGTCCCCGGAGCTCCTGCTCCCCACCGTGTGGAGGGAGGACTCTGGGTCCTACTGGTGTGAAGGGAACACCATGGCATCCAAAGTCACCCGGAGCCTGAGGGTCCAGATACAGGTGCAGA gagtcCCCGTCTGTAATGTGAGCTTGGAGACGCAGCCGCCCGGCGGGCAAGTGCAGAAGGGAGAGAGGCTGGCGCTCGTCTGCCAGGCCGCCCAGGGCACGGGAGACATCACCTTCTTCTGGTACAAAGGGgccctgggtttgagcctgcaaACAAAGACCCAGCGCTCTCTGGCCGCGAAGTTTGAGATCCCGGCGGTGAGTGACGGAGACTCGGACAGATACTACTGTGCCGCTGACAACGGCCACGGCCCCAGCCTCAGTGAGCTGGTGAGCGTCACCGTCAGAA TTCCAGTGTCCCGCCCCGTCCTCACCATCAGGGCGCCCGGGGCCCAGGCCGAGGAGGGGGACGTGCTGGAGCTTCGCTGCGAGGCCCCGAGGGGCTCGCCCCCCATCCTGTACCGGTTTTATCACAAGAACGTCACCCTGGGAAGGAGCTCCGCCCCCTCTGGAGGAGGAGTGTCCTTCAACCTCTCTCTGACCGCAGAACATTCTGGAAACTACTCCTGCGAGGCCGACAACGGCCTGGGGGCCCGGCGCAGCGAGGCGGTGCCGCTCAGAGTCACAG TGCTCACGGAGGACAGGAAAGAACTTCTCGCCTCGGGAATCctcgaggggctcctgggtgtcctGGGTCCCACCATTCTGGCCCTTTGTTGCTACGGGCTCAAGAGAAGACTCG TCAGCCCCTGGAGGAGAAACACCGTTAGGAATCCCAGCCCTGCGGACCAGCCCCCAG GAAGACGTCCACCCGGAAGCCCGCGCAG GAGCCCTCCGAGCCCGGTGCCATCGGTCTCCAGCTACGTCAACTCGCCTGCCCCTCCGCAGGGACAGTCTGTGTACGGAAACG tGAATGTTGTGAGCGGGGAGGAGGTTTACTCCTTGGTGTACCGCACGCAGCAGGACAGGCCACCACCAG CACACATCTTCTGTCCCGCAGTGCCGCCCCCGAGGACGCGTGTCCAGGACCAG GATGCCTCAGCCACCTATTTTAGGCTGAAGAAGGCAAACCTTACAGATGAGGACTATGAAGACGCGATGTAA
- the FCRL1 gene encoding Fc receptor-like protein 1 isoform X8, whose product MKPTHFPETTGFTTSSYSRQRPAPSRKLCALRLMARPSRPVEGSSLTLTCSSTPAPSRQLDVPLEFCFFRDGRALWPGWSRSPELLLPTVWREDSGSYWCEGNTMASKVTRSLRVQIQVQRVPVCNVSLETQPPGGQVQKGERLALVCQAAQGTGDITFFWYKGALGLSLQTKTQRSLAAKFEIPAVSDGDSDRYYCAADNGHGPSLSELVSVTVRIPVSRPVLTIRAPGAQAEEGDVLELRCEAPRGSPPILYRFYHKNVTLGRSSAPSGGGVSFNLSLTAEHSGNYSCEADNGLGARRSEAVPLRVTVLTEDRKELLASGILEGLLGVLGPTILALCCYGLKRRLVSPWRRNTVRNPSPADQPPGRRPPGSPRRSPPSPVPSVSSYVNSPAPPQGQSVYGNVNVVSGEEVYSLVYRTQQDRPPPVPPPRTRVQDQLLQEQSVICTQ is encoded by the exons atgaaacCCACTCactttcctgaaacgacaggcttCACCACCTCCAGTTACAGCCGCCAGCGCCCTGCCCCGTCCCGGAAGCTGTGTG ctctgcGCCTGATGGCCAGGCCCTCTCGGCCGGTGGAGGGGAGCTCGCTGACCCTGACCTGCAGCAGCACCCCGGCCCCTTCACGGCAGCTGGACGTCCCCCTCGAGTTCTGCTTCTTCAGAGACGGCCGGGCCCTGTGGCCGGGCTGGAGCAGGTCCCCGGAGCTCCTGCTCCCCACCGTGTGGAGGGAGGACTCTGGGTCCTACTGGTGTGAAGGGAACACCATGGCATCCAAAGTCACCCGGAGCCTGAGGGTCCAGATACAGGTGCAGA gagtcCCCGTCTGTAATGTGAGCTTGGAGACGCAGCCGCCCGGCGGGCAAGTGCAGAAGGGAGAGAGGCTGGCGCTCGTCTGCCAGGCCGCCCAGGGCACGGGAGACATCACCTTCTTCTGGTACAAAGGGgccctgggtttgagcctgcaaACAAAGACCCAGCGCTCTCTGGCCGCGAAGTTTGAGATCCCGGCGGTGAGTGACGGAGACTCGGACAGATACTACTGTGCCGCTGACAACGGCCACGGCCCCAGCCTCAGTGAGCTGGTGAGCGTCACCGTCAGAA TTCCAGTGTCCCGCCCCGTCCTCACCATCAGGGCGCCCGGGGCCCAGGCCGAGGAGGGGGACGTGCTGGAGCTTCGCTGCGAGGCCCCGAGGGGCTCGCCCCCCATCCTGTACCGGTTTTATCACAAGAACGTCACCCTGGGAAGGAGCTCCGCCCCCTCTGGAGGAGGAGTGTCCTTCAACCTCTCTCTGACCGCAGAACATTCTGGAAACTACTCCTGCGAGGCCGACAACGGCCTGGGGGCCCGGCGCAGCGAGGCGGTGCCGCTCAGAGTCACAG TGCTCACGGAGGACAGGAAAGAACTTCTCGCCTCGGGAATCctcgaggggctcctgggtgtcctGGGTCCCACCATTCTGGCCCTTTGTTGCTACGGGCTCAAGAGAAGACTCG TCAGCCCCTGGAGGAGAAACACCGTTAGGAATCCCAGCCCTGCGGACCAGCCCCCAG GAAGACGTCCACCCGGAAGCCCGCGCAG GAGCCCTCCGAGCCCGGTGCCATCGGTCTCCAGCTACGTCAACTCGCCTGCCCCTCCGCAGGGACAGTCTGTGTACGGAAACG tGAATGTTGTGAGCGGGGAGGAGGTTTACTCCTTGGTGTACCGCACGCAGCAGGACAGGCCACCACCAG TGCCGCCCCCGAGGACGCGTGTCCAGGACCAG
- the FCRL1 gene encoding Fc receptor-like protein 1 isoform X7: MKPTHFPETTGFTTSSYSRQRPAPSRKLCALRLMARPSRPVEGSSLTLTCSSTPAPSRQLDVPLEFCFFRDGRALWPGWSRSPELLLPTVWREDSGSYWCEGNTMASKVTRSLRVQIQVQRVPVCNVSLETQPPGGQVQKGERLALVCQAAQGTGDITFFWYKGALGLSLQTKTQRSLAAKFEIPAVSDGDSDRYYCAADNGHGPSLSELVSVTVRIPVSRPVLTIRAPGAQAEEGDVLELRCEAPRGSPPILYRFYHKNVTLGRSSAPSGGGVSFNLSLTAEHSGNYSCEADNGLGARRSEAVPLRVTVLTEDRKELLASGILEGLLGVLGPTILALCCYGLKRRLVSPWRRNTVRNPSPADQPPGRRPPGSPRRSPPSPVPSVSSYVNSPAPPQGQSVYGNVNVVSGEEVYSLVYRTQQDRPPPAHIFCPAVPPPRTRVQDQLLQEQSVICTQ; the protein is encoded by the exons atgaaacCCACTCactttcctgaaacgacaggcttCACCACCTCCAGTTACAGCCGCCAGCGCCCTGCCCCGTCCCGGAAGCTGTGTG ctctgcGCCTGATGGCCAGGCCCTCTCGGCCGGTGGAGGGGAGCTCGCTGACCCTGACCTGCAGCAGCACCCCGGCCCCTTCACGGCAGCTGGACGTCCCCCTCGAGTTCTGCTTCTTCAGAGACGGCCGGGCCCTGTGGCCGGGCTGGAGCAGGTCCCCGGAGCTCCTGCTCCCCACCGTGTGGAGGGAGGACTCTGGGTCCTACTGGTGTGAAGGGAACACCATGGCATCCAAAGTCACCCGGAGCCTGAGGGTCCAGATACAGGTGCAGA gagtcCCCGTCTGTAATGTGAGCTTGGAGACGCAGCCGCCCGGCGGGCAAGTGCAGAAGGGAGAGAGGCTGGCGCTCGTCTGCCAGGCCGCCCAGGGCACGGGAGACATCACCTTCTTCTGGTACAAAGGGgccctgggtttgagcctgcaaACAAAGACCCAGCGCTCTCTGGCCGCGAAGTTTGAGATCCCGGCGGTGAGTGACGGAGACTCGGACAGATACTACTGTGCCGCTGACAACGGCCACGGCCCCAGCCTCAGTGAGCTGGTGAGCGTCACCGTCAGAA TTCCAGTGTCCCGCCCCGTCCTCACCATCAGGGCGCCCGGGGCCCAGGCCGAGGAGGGGGACGTGCTGGAGCTTCGCTGCGAGGCCCCGAGGGGCTCGCCCCCCATCCTGTACCGGTTTTATCACAAGAACGTCACCCTGGGAAGGAGCTCCGCCCCCTCTGGAGGAGGAGTGTCCTTCAACCTCTCTCTGACCGCAGAACATTCTGGAAACTACTCCTGCGAGGCCGACAACGGCCTGGGGGCCCGGCGCAGCGAGGCGGTGCCGCTCAGAGTCACAG TGCTCACGGAGGACAGGAAAGAACTTCTCGCCTCGGGAATCctcgaggggctcctgggtgtcctGGGTCCCACCATTCTGGCCCTTTGTTGCTACGGGCTCAAGAGAAGACTCG TCAGCCCCTGGAGGAGAAACACCGTTAGGAATCCCAGCCCTGCGGACCAGCCCCCAG GAAGACGTCCACCCGGAAGCCCGCGCAG GAGCCCTCCGAGCCCGGTGCCATCGGTCTCCAGCTACGTCAACTCGCCTGCCCCTCCGCAGGGACAGTCTGTGTACGGAAACG tGAATGTTGTGAGCGGGGAGGAGGTTTACTCCTTGGTGTACCGCACGCAGCAGGACAGGCCACCACCAG CACACATCTTCTGTCCCGCAGTGCCGCCCCCGAGGACGCGTGTCCAGGACCAG
- the FCRL1 gene encoding Fc receptor-like protein 1 isoform X10, translated as MLLGLMLLMCAPPFELTALRLMARPSRPVEGSSLTLTCSSTPAPSRQLDVPLEFCFFRDGRALWPGWSRSPELLLPTVWREDSGSYWCEGNTMASKVTRSLRVQIQVQRVPVCNVSLETQPPGGQVQKGERLALVCQAAQGTGDITFFWYKGALGLSLQTKTQRSLAAKFEIPAVSDGDSDRYYCAADNGHGPSLSELVSVTVRIPVSRPVLTIRAPGAQAEEGDVLELRCEAPRGSPPILYRFYHKNVTLGRSSAPSGGGVSFNLSLTAEHSGNYSCEADNGLGARRSEAVPLRVTVLTEDRKELLASGILEGLLGVLGPTILALCCYGLKRRLVSPWRRNTVRNPSPADQPPGRRPPGSPRRSPPSPVPSVSSYVNSPAPPQGQSVYGNVNVVSGEEVYSLVYRTQQDRPPPVPPPRTRVQDQVSQNPPLSFLLAHLSFFSTQLLKLLKLWPLWKTKTFPWPISSLICPHSGTETFGCSNKASLHKGILEARVDVSFGSRHVDDL; from the exons ATGCTGCTGGGGCTCATGCTGTTGATGTGCG CCCCGCCCTTCGAACTAACCG ctctgcGCCTGATGGCCAGGCCCTCTCGGCCGGTGGAGGGGAGCTCGCTGACCCTGACCTGCAGCAGCACCCCGGCCCCTTCACGGCAGCTGGACGTCCCCCTCGAGTTCTGCTTCTTCAGAGACGGCCGGGCCCTGTGGCCGGGCTGGAGCAGGTCCCCGGAGCTCCTGCTCCCCACCGTGTGGAGGGAGGACTCTGGGTCCTACTGGTGTGAAGGGAACACCATGGCATCCAAAGTCACCCGGAGCCTGAGGGTCCAGATACAGGTGCAGA gagtcCCCGTCTGTAATGTGAGCTTGGAGACGCAGCCGCCCGGCGGGCAAGTGCAGAAGGGAGAGAGGCTGGCGCTCGTCTGCCAGGCCGCCCAGGGCACGGGAGACATCACCTTCTTCTGGTACAAAGGGgccctgggtttgagcctgcaaACAAAGACCCAGCGCTCTCTGGCCGCGAAGTTTGAGATCCCGGCGGTGAGTGACGGAGACTCGGACAGATACTACTGTGCCGCTGACAACGGCCACGGCCCCAGCCTCAGTGAGCTGGTGAGCGTCACCGTCAGAA TTCCAGTGTCCCGCCCCGTCCTCACCATCAGGGCGCCCGGGGCCCAGGCCGAGGAGGGGGACGTGCTGGAGCTTCGCTGCGAGGCCCCGAGGGGCTCGCCCCCCATCCTGTACCGGTTTTATCACAAGAACGTCACCCTGGGAAGGAGCTCCGCCCCCTCTGGAGGAGGAGTGTCCTTCAACCTCTCTCTGACCGCAGAACATTCTGGAAACTACTCCTGCGAGGCCGACAACGGCCTGGGGGCCCGGCGCAGCGAGGCGGTGCCGCTCAGAGTCACAG TGCTCACGGAGGACAGGAAAGAACTTCTCGCCTCGGGAATCctcgaggggctcctgggtgtcctGGGTCCCACCATTCTGGCCCTTTGTTGCTACGGGCTCAAGAGAAGACTCG TCAGCCCCTGGAGGAGAAACACCGTTAGGAATCCCAGCCCTGCGGACCAGCCCCCAG GAAGACGTCCACCCGGAAGCCCGCGCAG GAGCCCTCCGAGCCCGGTGCCATCGGTCTCCAGCTACGTCAACTCGCCTGCCCCTCCGCAGGGACAGTCTGTGTACGGAAACG tGAATGTTGTGAGCGGGGAGGAGGTTTACTCCTTGGTGTACCGCACGCAGCAGGACAGGCCACCACCAG TGCCGCCCCCGAGGACGCGTGTCCAGGACCAGGTGAGTCAGaatccccctctttctttccttcttgctcatctctctttcttctccacacAGCtcctcaaacttttaaaattatggccactttggaaaaccaaAACGTTTCCGTGGCCCATCTCTTCCCTCATCTGCCCACACAGTGGGACAGAGACATTTGGTTGTAGCAACAAAGCATCTCTGCACAAGGGGATTTTGGAGGCTCGCGTAGATGTCTCCTTTGGCAGCAGACACGTGGATGATTTGTAA